A stretch of Candidatus Poribacteria bacterium DNA encodes these proteins:
- a CDS encoding DNA adenine methylase — protein sequence MRQEMIPLEIPVKDYFLDKLKSKGKFKYTRYNGLPLRYAGGKSLGVGHIIEHIPDGLDKLMSPFMGGGSIEIACAKELGIQVRGYDVFDILVNYWQVQLSSNHELADRLAAWQPTKEQYAEIKTQLKAHWTQESLISDPLELAAHYWFNHNLSYGPGFLGWMSKIYESPERYVRSVDKVRYFECPSLSVEHGSFEETIPMHQGEFLYCDPPYYLDEGKMFRGIYPQRNFPVHHKGFDHALLRDLLHAHKGGFVLSYNDCATIREWYTDFQVIEVQWQYTLGQGETRIGKNRIENGTDHVKQSHELLIVKER from the coding sequence ATGCGACAAGAGATGATCCCTTTGGAAATTCCTGTAAAAGATTACTTTTTAGACAAACTCAAAAGTAAGGGTAAATTTAAATATACGCGCTATAATGGGTTACCCTTGCGTTATGCAGGTGGAAAAAGCTTGGGTGTTGGGCATATTATTGAACATATACCTGATGGACTTGATAAACTTATGTCTCCGTTTATGGGTGGAGGTTCTATAGAAATTGCCTGTGCGAAAGAACTCGGTATACAGGTTCGTGGATATGATGTCTTTGATATTCTTGTGAACTATTGGCAGGTACAACTTTCATCTAATCATGAACTTGCTGATAGGCTTGCAGCATGGCAGCCAACGAAGGAGCAGTATGCAGAGATTAAAACCCAACTCAAGGCACACTGGACCCAGGAGTCCCTCATTTCAGATCCACTAGAGTTGGCTGCACACTATTGGTTTAATCATAATCTTTCCTATGGTCCCGGTTTTCTCGGTTGGATGTCCAAGATTTATGAGTCCCCGGAGAGATACGTCCGCTCTGTAGACAAAGTGCGTTATTTTGAATGTCCTTCACTTTCTGTTGAACATGGGAGTTTTGAAGAAACAATTCCTATGCATCAAGGGGAGTTCCTTTATTGTGATCCTCCTTACTATCTTGATGAAGGTAAAATGTTTCGGGGTATCTATCCACAACGGAATTTCCCTGTGCATCATAAAGGTTTCGATCATGCGTTGCTACGCGACCTGCTTCATGCACACAAGGGCGGTTTTGTGCTTTCCTATAACGACTGCGCAACTATCCGGGAATGGTATACAGATTTTCAGGTAATTGAAGTTCAATGGCAGTATACATTGGGGCAAGGCGAAACCCGGATTGGTAAAAACCGAATAGAGAATGGCACTGATCATGTCAAACAATCGCATGAACTTTTAATCGTGAAGGAGAGATAA